From Podospora bellae-mahoneyi strain CBS 112042 chromosome 5, whole genome shotgun sequence:
ACCTACCGGCGCATGCTTTGGAGATGGCGATAAGAGCGGCCGGATGGGAGCTTAGAATTCCAAAGATCTTAAATACTCGCAAAATGTTATATACCTATTACGTTACGTAAGGGGCTACATTTCCTTAGATTTACTTAAGCTTTGTCATTGTGCCCGTGCTTACTTTGTTAGCTATAAGCCAGCTCCAAAATTGGCTGTAACTGGGACAAAAATAAGCCTTTCCTACAGAGATATAGGCTACCCGCGATCATGAAGCCGATAGCCACAAAAAGGAGAGCATTATGCGATCCTCTCCTCGATCTTCGCTTCAATATCTCTATCTATAGAGTGTTAGTATGCAATGTGAAAGAGAATACAGATATATACTAAATCCGATCTAAGCTGCTTAGCCCTTTCGTAGTTGCCTATTTAACACTTGGTAATAACTTTACCCATGAAAAGAATGTCCACTGGCGGGAAAATCCCAGCACGATAAAGGCGCTTAATCTCTTCTAGTTGAAGCTCGGCATACGGCGGCTGCCTTGTGGACAGCTCGAAAAGGACAGATCCCATCGCAAAAAGATTATCCTGAATCTCGGTTCTATCGGTGTGCCAATGGTAAAAGCGGCATTCTGGTTTAATATCCGCCTGGCGTTTACCATTGACTGAGGATGCTGTAAAGTCGCACAGTATAATACCCCTATTCCCTCCGGAAGTAAGCATGTTGCGCGGGCTCAGGTCGCGGTGAATGACGCCTTTTttgtggatgaagatgatggtctCGACGAGCTGAAGTGCCTACAGTTCTAAAGGGATTGGCTTGCTAGTTGCGATATACCTTCGTACGTCGTAAGGGTAATACTCTAAGGTAATCTGACCCTCTTGCAAGTTGCTGAAGTGTCTGACGATGCCCCGGTGCAGCCCGAGATGCTCGAGAACTGTTTGCTCAAATTCCACCTCAGAGATATGCTCGCGAAAAGCGCATTTGAGAGCTTTGCTTTCAGAGATACGAATTACCGAGGCGGTCGCCCCGCTTGCTATGAATGAAGGTGCCATAATTATGGATAGATACTAATAACAATTTCAGAAGAGTAAGGAAATAAGGCTACGATTGCGGCTTGAGCTAAATATACGTGTCCTGCCTACTGAGTTATCTAAAGCGTGCGTTATTCAGCCCTGTATAAATCGCACGGATCATTATTGTTTCGTAGAGAACCGTCCGTCTGCTCCTCCAAAGTGAAATTATCGCACCACCCGTTTTGCGGTGTTATGTTGCTGCATGGGTCACCGTACGGCATCGTTCCGTTCCAATTAACTCTCTTCCATATGGTTGTAAAGTGGGGATCCCGCCGAGTACAATTCAAATAAATTCTGAACTCCTTTCGCAGAACGTATATGGCTGCGGTGCCTAGTATTTATTAGGGAATGTCTCTAATTTAAAGAAGAAGTAAACTTTACCGATGAAGTAAATATCGAGGAAGTTTACCCTGATGTTATAAGAGAGTGTTAGGAAGGTGGAGTAGTTTGCTTGTGATTTTGAGATACCGCAGTTGTTTTACGTACCGGTGTTAGTAGAGGACCAGGCTATCCTTATATCCTTGCCTTGAGGCTCGCAGCGGGTTGTGATTATTGCCCGAACAAATGTATACCGGCCGCCGGCCAGGTGGCCGCAGAGACGATTATACTGTAACGAGAGCGTTTTCAGCTACGTATCACAGAGTATAAGGAAAGGCTAGTCTCTATATCGTCGGCGGCAACAGGTTGGGCCCTTAAGCTTGAGCTGTGTAAATCCTGACAGTACtaggagagggatgggttgAATTGAAGGTGTTGTGTGAAAAAGAGGCAAGGGACTATGTGGGAATAGGGAAAAATGTAATAGATGCTGGCTATAATCCTTAACTATCTATAGTATTGATACCTGCGTCCTACACTGTGACTGTCATAGCCTAACTATTTCTGCATCCCTATCCTGTATATTAACTTGTCCGTGTCTAAACCGGGGCGCCCTATTGCAGACTATGCGGGCGGGGATGTACAAATATATACCTGCTGCGGGTAAGGAGAAAATTGGCTTTTAGTGGAAGAGAGGTTCTATAAAGTTGTCTGCTATGGCATTGGAGGAGCAGATGAGGCCAGTCTTCCTGTGCCTGAGGCTGTATAGCGTCAAATATCTGGAAAAAATTGCCGAAATTCTCTTTATGTGCCTAGGGCTGAGTAGGAAAGGTGTAAGATGAAGCTTTCCCAAGTAGTTTGGTGGTTAGGCTGATTTTACACTGCATTGCACCAGAGTTCAACCCTGTTATAAAGTTCTCTACTTGATCGACACACTTAGATATTCACAATCTCATCTCCTTACCCCCTTCAACACTCCTTCCCTGCCTCCTCCCGTCTCCATCAAATCACCCCTgaccctcaccctcacccttaCCACagccggagaggaggggagagggtgtaAGAGAAAAGATGAGGTTGTCGAGCCATCTTGTATATCACAATATACGGCTTATGCATATGCGCTAGCTCTACCTTGAATGAACGGTTTGTGGCGGTGGGGTGGAAATATCAAGGAGGGCCGCCTCAGCAAGTAAGATGAGCTCCCCTCTTTTAGACCTGTTGACAAGGGCCATTGAATGCACCACCCACTCGTATGTTTCTATTCACGTAAGGTCTTCCTTGAACCGTCTGAGCACGGCACTCAATTCTCCCTACGGCGAGCTGATCCACGGACTGGAACCAGAGCTGAGACACTGTATCGCGCAAGGCTCGGATGAGGCTACCCAGAGGCACCAAATGCATCAAATGCACCCAAATGCACCCAAATACACCCAAATGCACCCAAATACACCCAAATGCACCTAGAAGCACCAAATGCATCAAATGCACCCAAATGCATGCACCAAATGCACTAAGCACTACATCGTCCTGTCCCCACACTTGTGTGTTCACTTGGGATACCATAATTCCCAATCGTATAGGAAAGCCCACACAGTGCCGACTTTGGGCTGCAGTGCTAGAGTGGGCCGGTCCATCGGATGCCCCTGCGTAGTGCCATGAGAGCCAGGAGAATGGCGGTGGCCAAGGATGTCACTAGGCCTTGCAGATTCCTGCTTTCGGATATTTCTTGCGAAACGAAAATAGACTGTGTACCGTATGCCAGCCACAGAACCCCTGATGGTGCCAACACCCGTTTGATCCACTCGCACAAGAGGCAGACGCCATCGAGGACACTGAGGACCCCGAGGACCTGGTCAAACTTGCCCGGctcactcccctcctccgacaCCTTGGCGGATGTTGATCAGCTTAACGAGCTGAGAGCCGGCCAGACCTCCACGAACAGGGATGGAAACCGGTATTATTTCTTCCTTCCGAAGTTTTCTTCGATGATCTTTCGCTGACTTCTAGCATGGGATACATCAAAGTCGAGACTTTCCTTGCAGACGGAACTGGGTCCGAAAATTCGCAGTTACCCCTGACATACACCCCGAAATATATCTGTCCCTCAAAGTCTGAGCCCACGGCGCCTTTGAGCAAGCAGAGAGTACATAAATTTCTTTAAGATAAACACTTCTTGAAGGCACTGAACCGCGAGTCTGCTCCAGCTAATCGACTCAAGACTCACAACAGCAACTCTCTAATCATGACCTTCGGAGGTGACGGCCCATGGGCGGTCTCCGTTATGTGGATAGTCACAGCTTTGACTTTCGTCTTTGTGCTACTTCGCATCTACACCAGAGCCTATGTGGTGGAAAGCTACGGTCTCGATGACCACGTCTACAACTTCGCCTTTGTGAGTCTCTCCCTAGGTAAAGGCCCCAGAATGCCATAATGATTGACTCTCAATACAGGTCCTCCTACTATACTACACCATTATGACGACTATTGCGGCCCAGCACGGCTTCGACCAGAATATGTTCGATATAGTAGACGTCGAAGACCTCGTTAAAGCTATTTTGTTCGAAGCTATCGGCTAAACGTTTGCCGTAGTAGGTATAGCTATAGTAAAGTAGTTATTGGGGCTCTTTTTACTACATCTTATTACCTAAATATAGCATAAGGTAGTTATTTAGATTACGATGGGGAGTCTAATAGCAGCGTTTATCTTTATTTGCTTTATATTTTAGCTATAGTACTTTCCGCCGGCGTACCTGTACGATAGACGGATTCCAGGAggttattattatattaatattacgCTGGtattttttactttatatagtatatttTCGTATTTTAATAATGTACCTTCGTCTTAAgcttttaattaattaaccTTAATAATCCTTTACGTTTTCGCTAACTTCTTTTTCGCCATTTTGCTTTAAGTATTCCTATAGAAcctttaaataaattaataTAAGAAAATCGTTATCGTAGCTAGTATAAGCCTTAGTTTGATAGCCGGTGCATACGGTATTAAAAGAACCATTGAAGTTCCTAACCTATTAAGTGAGAACTATACCAGTAAGCCACCACCTCTACTTGCCTCGTACACTTTGGAGCTAATAATTCCTAACCAAAGGACACAGTCGGCCTAATTGTCTGGTCCGCCGCTGAAatcgccatcaccatgatCTGCATCGGCGTCCCTGTCGTCCGCCCGCTCTACAAAGGcttcatcaacaagctcatcTCCCGCGCGACCCGGTCTACTTCCGGATACAAGAAGCAAGCGCCCGACCCTCCATACGGACTCAAGACCTTCGGTGGGAGCCCAATGCCTGGAGCCAGCCAGTGGCAGGCAACTGATGGGAAGGAGGCTGCCACGGATAGGATGAAGGGACATTTTACAAACACGAaggctgttggtgggaaGAGTATGCCGGATAATACGAGTGATGAAGAGATTTTGGGCGAGTATCGTGCCGAGGTGAAGAATGATgcggtggatgggggggagggaataTCCAGGTGAATACTTGGACGGTTGATCAGCCGTCGCTGGCTGGGTCGAGAGGTGAACACATCGATCCACAAGAAGAAGTAAACTTTGCCTTTATCCGTCATTAGGTACATTAGTCATTGCTTCAACCGCCACTATGTACTACTTGGCATCCACCTGCTCTAGCCTGGGAGTCTTTAATCAAGTTAGTGTATGAAATCCTTATTTCGCAGCCCCACCCGTCAAAAATGCCCGGTTAAGTTAGAAGTCCACCTCTGAAACCCCTGTTTCTGGGGGTTACAGAGCGGGCGGCGGGCGGCAGGAATGGCACGCTAAAAATCAGTTCTCCCCACTGTGCGAGCTACCTTGCAAACAACGCGGCATTAGGTTTGCCAAGCCATTTTACAATCTGCGATCCCCTTTAACTATCTGTAACGACACACCCCCGAGAGTACACCAACAAAGATCCCTGTTCAAGAGCTCCACCGTTAAAACCTTGTGCGAAGCTCCATAAAAATCCTGCTCGAGTGTGTCAAATCGTATATGGGGGCAGAATGAAGGAATGGATAAGGAATGGAGAGAatgagatggcgagggatgAATCTGGCAGGAGGGGAAGCGACGGGAGTGCTGGGTTAAGTGGCAAATCTGAGGCTATTGTCAATTGGTTGCGTGGCGCAGTGGCTAGGGGATTGGTGCCCTCCGAAACTGCTGTTGCTTACCTGCCACGAAGGTAATCACCCTCTGCCGGTGATGTCACGGCGCTGGTGACTATGCTGGTTTACTCAGGTACTGGCCTTGCCCCACCTtctgtgacaagggctgtgatacagggcttggaaccAATAGTTCAATTTCAgtaataatcttcaatggcctcgaagtcctCGATAAAGGAAATCTCAGAGTAATACAGTGATCCTGAACGCGTATTTTATCTCCCTGTTTAACTGGTCTGTGCCTTCGTGCCTCAGGCCTCTGCCAAGTCCTTTGATATCTTTCTGGCCAATAGTAATCCTTTAATACCCGCCTTGCCtttgattgcctgcctcatTTTAACGAGAGGCTTACAAGTTGCAGATACCTCTCCTTACGGTAATATTGGCGGTATTATTAGTTCGTAGTTACAGGTAGTTAGCctttactatataatactatctccccccttcttatACTTACCCACGAGCTTAATAATAGCCTTATATCTCGATACGTAAGTCTTTCGGTTTATCGGGGAACTAAGCGTAAAAGGCTCGAACTACTATCCTTACTTTATCgctataaaaataattatatagctcctaaatttaatatttttattaaaactaacttttttatttaattaaatatttaatttctttatttattatagtCGAATCTATtaccttttttatttaatagttttttacttttattaatTGAATTTCTCGTAAAACTTAGTTTAAATTAAGTAATACCTATTTATTAACGTAATAAAGCTTAACGAAAGAAACgtaaaaaatattataaatttattaatatttaaggaaagttaattaaataataataagtAAAATAACCTTTTTAATTCTAAACGAgcttaatatttttttatttaattttttaaaagGTCGTCGAGTTTTAATATACTTAAcgttaaatattattaattacttttatttaAACGAAAATAttgttttttctttaaa
This genomic window contains:
- a CDS encoding hypothetical protein (antiSMASH:Cluster_12; EggNog:ENOG503P15K) → MTFGGDGPWAVSVMWIVTALTFVFVLLRIYTRAYVVESYGLDDHVYNFAFVLLLYYTIMTTIAAQHGFDQNMFDIVDVEDLVKAILFEAIG
- a CDS encoding hypothetical protein (antiSMASH:Cluster_12; EggNog:ENOG503P15K) is translated as MICIGVPVVRPLYKGFINKLISRATRSTSGYKKQAPDPPYGLKTFGGSPMPGASQWQATDGKEAATDRMKGHFTNTKAVGGKSMPDNTSDEEILGEYRAEVKNDAVDGGEGISSRRWLGREVNTSIHKKK